A region of Halorussus limi DNA encodes the following proteins:
- a CDS encoding ArsR/SmtB family transcription factor, translated as MAQATDRLRRYLDDELGECRNEDVERRLDELSTLEAAIGTAQVDAELDVLSALSNDTRYTLVRVLVAAREELCVCELNAVVDVTESGLSHALSKLVDAGLAESRKDGRWKKYRATNRAVALVTVLEGSVNADE; from the coding sequence ATGGCACAAGCTACGGACCGACTTCGGCGGTATCTCGATGATGAACTCGGGGAGTGTCGCAACGAGGATGTCGAGCGCCGCCTCGACGAACTCAGCACTCTCGAAGCCGCAATCGGGACAGCGCAAGTGGATGCTGAACTCGATGTGCTCTCGGCACTCTCCAACGACACGAGGTATACACTCGTCCGCGTCCTCGTCGCTGCGCGGGAGGAACTCTGCGTCTGTGAACTGAATGCGGTCGTCGACGTGACCGAAAGCGGCCTCAGCCACGCGCTCTCGAAGCTCGTCGATGCAGGACTAGCTGAGAGCCGAAAGGACGGCCGATGGAAGAAGTACCGTGCAACGAACCGGGCTGTCGCGCTTGTCACCGTCCTCGAGGGGAGCGT